A part of Olleya sp. Bg11-27 genomic DNA contains:
- a CDS encoding DUF2853 family protein, which translates to MSKRDDLIVKYAADLKDKCGVTPDMDFLTKVTIGCGPSIYNKDAATVSGSDDSELATVKNNFLIKKLGLADSADLDKAIDSVIETYGRSNKNKYRAVVYYLLAKHFKKEAIYK; encoded by the coding sequence ATGAGTAAACGTGATGACTTAATCGTAAAGTATGCTGCAGATTTAAAGGATAAATGTGGAGTAACTCCTGACATGGATTTTTTAACTAAAGTTACAATTGGTTGTGGACCATCTATATATAATAAAGATGCAGCGACAGTATCAGGTTCTGACGATTCAGAATTAGCTACTGTGAAAAATAATTTTTTAATTAAAAAATTAGGTTTAGCTGATAGTGCAGATTTAGATAAAGCTATAGATTCTGTAATTGAAACTTATGGAAGATCAAATAAAAATAAATACAGAGCAGTTGTTTATTATTTATTAGCAAAACACTTTAAAAAAGAAGCTATTTACAAATAG